From one Babesia bovis T2Bo chromosome 3, whole genome shotgun sequence genomic stretch:
- a CDS encoding ubiquitin family protein, translating into MTPVLILLLVAQITTGAKNNDKHIHVRTLNGSAYVPKNGIKTAGDLAKKLERQYGVPVGLYSRGERLDHCDQLVEPTVDMLVPLRGGMTVQVQTMLGQKIEVEVDPNDTVLEFKKKLSKKQKLPVDQQRIIYQGKMLQDHKTLAEYNIQNNAVIHMVLRLRGG; encoded by the exons ATGACTCCGGTCCTAATACTACTCCTGGTAGCCCAGATAACAACTGGTGCCAAAAACAACGATAAGCACATCCATGTCAGAACACTGAATG GCAGTGCTTATGTACCGAAAAATGGAATCAAGACAGCAGGTGACCTTGCTAAAAAGCTAGAACGGCAATATGGAGTCCCGGTGGGACTATACTCACGCGGAGAAAGGCTGGATCACTGTGATCAACTGGTTGAG cCCACTGTGGACATGTTAGTGCCCCTTAGGGGTGGTATGACAGTACAAGTACAGACGATGCTAG GCCAAAAAATAGAAGTAGAGGTAGACCCTAACGACACAGTATTGGAGTTCAAGAAGAAGTTAAGTAAAAAGCAAAAACTACCAGTAGACCAGCAAAGGATAATATACCAGGGTAAGATGCTACAGGACCACAAGACACTGGCAGAATACAATATACAG AACAACGCAGTTATACACATGGTACTGAGATTGCGCGGAGGATAg
- a CDS encoding Papain cysteine protease family protein, with amino-acid sequence MDVYEPIGDDLPERENRLKLQDLYQRFCAFLRRGSAFVHLCTAAAVFLFAFGIFAVIGKSSGPSDWEIAIRNELLHRNFENHATVLGEYSEDPAAIIVEALKRDQVLIGASTAVELYIQFNDFNRDFKRHDNSISEKIERFATFYRNVTRIREFNMNVHKTYTMKINQFADMTPEQFMSLQGTRASKIRVSKGIPDSQVAAVGNQKGPNLKSEVRQTGNRFADISPEDFIDLRKDNYMTPVKDQGNCGSCWAFSLIGVAEPFFKHKRDIDVVLSEQNLVDCVKECHGCDYGNSYFAYEYIRDHGVYRLASYPYTAKSGPCVEPLNEPRLTISRFGLSENPDLPQLLKQYGPLTVYVAVNVDWQFYSSGILDSCADEINHAVVLAGVGQDDDGPFWLIKNSWGTSWGEEGYVRLARGSSAFDNECGLAHMALYASA; translated from the coding sequence ATGGATGTTTACGAGCCCATTGGGGATGATTTGCCGGAACGTGAGAATAGGTTAAAGCTACAGGATTTATACCAACGTTTCTGTGCATTCCTTCGTAGAGGAAGTGCTTTTGTACATCTATGTACAGCAGCTGCTGTATTTCTGTTTGCATTCGGTATATTCGCGGTTATTGGTAAATCTAGTGGCCCTAGTGACTGGGAGATTGCTATTCGCAATGAGCTTTTACATCGCAACTTTGAGAATCACGCTACTGTTCTGGGTGAGTACTCCGAGGACCCGGCTGCCATAATCGTTGAGGCACTCAAACGTGACCAGGTACTGATTGGTGCTTCCACTGCAGTAGAGCTCTATATCCAATTCAATGACTTTAACCGTGACTTCAAACGCCATGATAATAGCATATCTGAGAAAATCGAACGTTTTGCTACATTCTACCGGAATGTTACACGGATCCGGGAGTTCAATATGAATGTCCACAAAACATATACTATGAAAATCAATCAATTTGCGGACATGACACCTGAACAGTTCATGTCACTCCAGGGTACCCGAGCGTCAAAGATACGAGTTAGTAAAGGGATACCCGATTCACAAGTGGCGGCTGTGGGTAACCAAAAAGGACCTAATTTGAAATCTGAGGTTAGGCAAACTGGGAATCGATTTGCCGACATATCACCGGAGGACTTCATTGATCTACGTAAAGACAATTACATGACCCCTGTTAAAGACCAGGGTAATTGCGGATCATGCTGGGCATTCTCTCTCATTGGTGTCGCCGAGCCGTTTTTTAAACACAAGCGGGACATTGACGTTGTGCTAAGTGAACAGAATCTAGTGGACTGTGTGAAGGAGTGCCATGGATGTGATTATGGCAATTCCTACTTTGCCTACGAATACATACGTGACCATGGTGTATACCGGTTGGCATCATATCCATACACCGCCAAGAGCGGACCCTGTGTGGAACCGTTGAACGAACCCAGGTTAACTATATCACGGTTTGGCCTATCGGAAAACCCGGATTTACCACAATTATTAAAGCAGTATGGACCCCTAACTGTATACGTAGCTGTTAACGTAGATTGGCAGTTCTACAGTTCGGGTATCCTTGACAGCTGCGCTGATGAAATAAATCACGCAGTGGTACTTGCAGGGGTAGGTCAAGATGATGACGGACCCTTCTGGCTAATTAAAAACTCCTGGGGAACCTCTTGGGGCGAGGAAGGCTATGTTAGACTCGCGCGTGGAAGCAGCGCTTTTGACAACGAGTGTGGCCTGGCCCACATGGCCCTGTATGCGAGCGCCTAG